A region of Toxorhynchites rutilus septentrionalis strain SRP chromosome 1, ASM2978413v1, whole genome shotgun sequence DNA encodes the following proteins:
- the LOC129761130 gene encoding uncharacterized protein LOC129761130 gives MIAALGRAEAFLVGYDEQRDQSQVQLRLEYLDLMWASLEQVQGQLEDIETTEEGSLISKLPNSPPINSQVPPPSLSTNALSGIKLPTISLPEFDGDYAQWLPFHDTFVALIHNNPDLPKVQKFHYLRAALKGEAAQLVESIAISSANYSLAWDTLTGRYANEYLLKKRHLQALVDVPHVRKETSATLHSLVDDFERHTKILHQLGEPTDSWSTILELLLCTRLHDDSLKAWEDYASTVEDPNYSCLIDFLQRRIRVLESISVNHHPTSSITNTQQQNHKRFNNHQRVLSYPFTASSNGKCPACGQQHPLLKCQKFHRLTVIERLKVVNTKRLCNNCLRADHIARDCSSNYNCKHCNRRHHSLLHTNPHEEDRRSNGVSSINNSTTPVVIRPTPAPRAKSAKQTAAATAEVVPRVESSTPVNQTKENVFLMTVIVNIVDAFGQMHPARALLDSASQPNLITERLAQLLRVKRDRVNVTIMGAGQLSKPVSESIFTQVKSRSSDFCCDVSFLVMNKVTANLPAQDVSRIGWRIPKEITLAYPEFHRSQPIDLVLGAKHFHTFFPTAVRLQIDDRLPLLVESVFGWIVAGSAPCIRSDGDSDGDEELQSTVVSMVSLEQIIERFWMTESLSTNDTYSAEEKFRETFYQSTTTRDNEGRYVVRLPRKPNFNIMLNDSKASALNRYQLLERRLDRNPELKEEYDKFMREYLSLGHMKLVNAEDDQAPVSYYLPHHPVIKDTSTTTKVRVVFDGSSKASSGFSLNEALCVGPVVQDDLLTLILRFRTFPVALVGDIAKMYRQVLVHPEDTPLQRILWRFSRQVPVQTYELLTVTYGIAPSSFLATRTLKQLAADEGTSYPLGRPALEKGFYVDDFIGGAHSVEEAIRLRTELSELLAKGGLELRKWTSNHLEVLHGLHDDQIGTQSSLQFGLNETVKTLGIGWEPEADFLRFDSLIEPNSDPWTKRSILSTIARLFDPMGLTAPVVVTAKIIMQQLWVLPCGWDDPVPDNLQTKWKHYCQALPKVSAFRVQRYVFLPRSKVQLHTFTDASEDAYGACVYARCENPKGNVRVQLLAAKSRVAPLKRLSIARLELCAAVLGAHLYDHAKQALDLQIESSHFWTDSTVTLQWLKSPPNVWKTFVANRVAEVQHHTHGCQWRHVPGSENPADLVSRGTTVERLLSSDYWYNGPHWLALPSREWPILTLPGVPDEELEIRQVVAAVQTQTTINPLFLRYSSFTRILHIVGYCLRFISNSRAKIQARNSLQASPDTSHSMSLTVEQLQMHVQQFWIRWRDEYLHELQRDSKHRSRNNEIIPGRMVVVVDEMQAPLRWPLARITGVHPGKDKIVRVVSLRTARGIITRPVTKICLLPFSDASTDTEGSPATSEQTADQTATNISCTNPEK, from the exons ATGATTGCTGCCCTGGGTCGGGCAGAGGCATTCCTCGTTGGATATGACGAACAACGGGACCAGTCGCAAGTACAGCTGCGTTTAGAGTACCTCGATTTGATGTGGGCGTCGCTAGAGCAGGTACAGGGTCAACTCGAGGACATCGAAACAACAGAAGAAG GAAGCTTGATTTCCAAACTACCTAACTCTCCTCCCATCAATTCACAAGTACCTCCACCCTCTCTCTCTACCAACGCTCTCTCTGGAATAAAGCTACCAACGATTTCGCTACCCGAATTCGATGGTGACTATGCTCAATGGTTACCATTTCACGACACATTCGTCGCTCTCATTCATAATAATCCCGACCTTCCTAAAGTACAAAAATTCCACTACTTACGAGCAGCTTTGAAAGGCGAAGCTGCTCAGTTAGTTGAGTCGATTGCCATTTCGTCGGCCAACTACAGTTTAGCGTGGGACACGCTGACAGGTCGGTATGCTAACGAGTATCTGCTTAAGAAGAGACATCTACAGGCGTTGGTCGACGTACCACATGTGAGGAAAGAAACATCCGCTACGCTCCACAGCCTGGTCGACGATTTCGAACGACATACCAAAATCTTACACCAACTGGGGGAGCCAACTGACAGCTGGAGCACGATTCTGGAGCTCCTGTTGTGCACGCGACTGCACGATGATTCTCTCAAGGCGTGGGAGGATTACGCGTCAACCGTCGAGGACCCGAACTACAGCTGCCTCATCGACTTCCTTCAGCGAAGAATCCGAGTGTTGGAATCAATTTCGGTAAACCACCACCCGACGAGTTCTATCACCAACACGCAGCAACAAAACCATAAACGATTCAACAACCATCAGCGGGTCTTATCCTACCCATTCACTGCAAGTTCTAATGGGAAATGTCCAGCGTGTGGTCAGCAGCATCCGTTGCTGAAATGCCAGAAATTTCATCGACTGACTGTCATCGAACGCCTAAAGGTAGTCAACACAAAGCGACTCTGTAATAATTGCTTACGCGCAGATCACATTGCACGTGACTGCTCGTCAAATTACAATTGCAAGCATTGCAATCGCCGTCATCATTCGCTTTTGCACACCAACCCTCACGAAGAAGACCGAAGATCCAACGGAGTAAGTTCTATCAACAATTCCACGACGCCAGTAGTAATCCGACCCACACCCGCTCCACGAGCCAAGTCAGCTAAGCAAACAGctgcggcgactgccgaagtcGTCCCACGTGTCGAAAGCAGTACACCTGTCAACCAAACAAAGGAGAACGTTTTCTTGATGACGGTCATCGTTAATATTGTGGATGCCTTCGGACAAATGCACCCAGCTCGTGCCCTCCTAGACAGCGCGTCTCAGCCAAATTTAATTACCGAACGTCTAGCACAACTGCTGCGCGTGAAGCGCGATCGAGTCAACGTTACCATTATGGGCGCTGGTCAACTGTCGAAGCCCGTTAGTGAATCGATTTTCACCCAAGTGAAGTCTCGGTCCAGTGATTTCTGCTGTGACGTCAGTTTCCTCGTGATGAACAAAGTTACTGCTAATCTTCCCGCACAAGACGTGTCTAGAATAGGTTGGAGGATTCCAAAGGAAATCACGCTTGCCTATCCCGAGTTCCATCGAAGTCAACCGATAGATTTGGTGCTAGGTGCCAAGCACTTTCACACCTTTTTCCCCACTGCTGTTCGACTACAGATCGACGACCGATTACCGTTGCTGGTGGAGAGTGTATTCGGGTGGATTGTTGCTGGATCCGCTCCCTGTATTAGGTCTGATGGCGATTCAGATGGTGATGAAGAGCTACAATCGACGGTAGTTTCAATGGTTTCCCTCGAGCAGATCATCGAAAGGTTCTGGATGACTGAGAGTCTATCTACCAACGACACTTACTCGGCAGAAGAAAAGTTCCGCGAAACGTTCTACCAGTCCACTACAACCCGTGACAATGAAGGACGCTACGTAGTACGTTTGCCCCGAAAACCCAATTTCAACATCATGCTGAATGACTCGAAAGCAAGCGCTCTCAATCGCTATCAACTACTTGAACGACGACTGGATAGGAACCCAGAACTGAAGGAAGAATACGACAAATTCATGCGGGAATATCTCTCCCTTGGCCACATGAAACTGGTCAACGCGGAAGACGATCAAGCTCCCGTGTCATATTACCTGCCTCACCATCCCGTGATTAAGGACACAAGCACGACCACCAAGGTCAGAGTCGTTTTCGACGGCTCTTCCAAGGCTTCGTCCGGCTTCTCCCTCAACGAAGCTCTTTGCGTTGGACCTGTAGTGCAGGACGATCTGCTCACGCTTATTCTTCGCTTCCGTACTTTTCCTGTAGCGCTCGTCGGTGACATTGCCAAAATGTACAGACAAGTTCTTGTCCATCCTGAGGATACACCACTGCAAAGAATCCTCTGGCGGTTCTCGAGGCAGGTTCCAGTCCAGACCTACGAGTTGCTCACCGTTACTTACGGGATAGCTCCCTCTTCCTTCCTCGCAACTCGCACACTGAAACAGCTAGCGGCTGACGAAGGTACATCCTATCCTCTCGGACGGCCGGCTctcgaaaaaggtttttatgtaGACGACTTCATTGGAGGAGCACACTCGGTTGAGGAAGCTATTCGTTTGAGGACCGAATTATCCGAATTATTAGCGAAGGGAGGTCTAGAATTGCGGAAGTGGACTTCGAACCATCTCGAAGTGCTTCACGGTTTGCACGACGACCAGATCGGGACACAATCCTCTCTGCAGTTTGGTCTCAACGAAACTGTGAAAACGCTGGGAATTGGTTGGGAACCAGAGGCTGATTTCCTCCGCTTTGATTCTCTGATCGAGCCTAACAGTGACCCTTGGACCAAGCGCTCGATCTTGTCTACAATAGCGAGGCTTTTCGATCCGATGGGATTAACAGCTCCGGTGGTTGTCACGGCGAAAATCATCATGCAACAACTCTGGGTGCTTCCGTGCGGATGGGACGATCCAGTACCGGACAACCTACAAACTAAATGGAAACATTATTGTCAAGCCCTACCGAAagtgtctgcttttcgcgttcaACGCTACGTTTTTCTACCCAGATCGAAGGTGCAGCTGCACACATTCACAGATGCCTCCGAGGATGCATACGGAGCGTGCGTCTATGCACGATGCGAAAACCCCAAGGGAAATGTCCGAGTACAACTACTAGCCGCGAAATCTAGAGTAGCCCCTCTGAAGCGTTTGAGTATCGCACGTCTGGAACTATGTGCTGCTGTTCTCGGTGCTCACCTTTACGACCACGCCAAGCAAGCCCTAGATCTGCAGATCGAGTCATCCCATTTTTGGACAGATTCCACGGTTACCCTTCAGTGGCTAAAATCACCACCAAACGTCTGGAAGACTTTCGTGGCCAACAGAGTGGCTGAAGTGCAACACCACACACACGGCTGCCAATGGCGCCACGTTCCGGGAAGTGAAAATCCAGCTGATTTGGTATCTCGAGGCACGACAGTTGAACGACTTCTTAGCTCTGACTACTGGTACAACGGACCACACTGGTTAGCACTTCCGTCCCGAGAATGGCCCATACTCACTCTACCAGGTGTTCCCGACGAAGAACTGGAGATTCGTCAAGTCGTAGCAGCTGTGCAAACACAAACTACAATCAACCCGCTGTTCCTTCGCTACAGTTCTTTCACTCGTATACTGCACATCGTCGGCTACTGTTTGCGCTTCATTTCCAACAGCAGAGCGAAGATTCAGGCGAGGAACAGCCTGCAAGCATCACCCGATACTTCCCACAGCATGTCTCTAACCGTGGAACAA CTCCAGATGCACGTCCAACAATTCTGGATCCGTTGGCGTGATGAATATTTGCACGAACTCCAGCGGGATTCGAAACATCGCAGCCGAAACAACGAAATCATTCCGGGCCGGATGGTCGTCGTAGTGGATGAGATGCAGGCTCCTCTCAGGTGGCCTCTTGCGCGAATAACTGGAGTCCACCCAGGAAAAGACAAAATCGTCCGTGTCGTATCGCTTCGAACAGCGAGAGGAATCATCACTCGCCCCGTC